A single Pantoea rwandensis DNA region contains:
- the yfaE gene encoding class I ribonucleotide reductase maintenance protein YfaE codes for MSRSVVILRSSGSRLECAEDHPNLLVALEAHNVCVEFQCREGYCGSCRMRLLKGEVAYAETPLAFIQQGEILPCCCRAKGEIEIEL; via the coding sequence ATGAGCCGTTCTGTTGTTATTCTGCGCAGTTCCGGCTCCCGGCTGGAGTGCGCAGAAGATCATCCCAATCTGCTTGTTGCACTGGAAGCGCACAACGTTTGCGTAGAGTTTCAGTGTCGTGAAGGCTACTGCGGATCGTGCCGGATGCGTTTGCTGAAAGGCGAAGTGGCTTACGCGGAAACCCCGCTGGCGTTTATTCAACAGGGCGAGATTTTGCCCTGCTGCTGCCGCGCTAAAGGGGAGATTGAGATCGAGCTATAA
- the nrdB gene encoding class Ia ribonucleoside-diphosphate reductase subunit beta — protein sequence MAYTTFSQNKNDQLLEPMFFGQSVNVARFDQQKYDIFEKLIEKQLSFFWRPEEVDVSRDRIDYQALPDHEKHIFISNLKYQTLLDSIQGRSPNVALLPLISIPELETWIETWAFSETIHSRSYTHIIRNIVNDPSLVFDDIVTNEQILARAQDISKYYDDLIEMTSYWHLLGEGTHEVAGKTVTVNLRALKKQLYICLMSVNALEAIRFYVSFACSFAFAERELMEGNAKIIKLIARDEALHLTGTQHMLNLLRTGEDDPEMKEIAAECRDECFDLFKKAAEQEKEWADYLFSGGSMIGLNKDILCQYIEYITNIRMQAVGLDLPFQTRSNPIPWINSWLVSDNVQVAPQEVEVSSYLVGQIDAEVGEDDFNDFQL from the coding sequence ATGGCTTACACCACATTTTCGCAGAACAAAAACGACCAGCTGTTAGAACCGATGTTCTTCGGCCAGTCAGTGAACGTTGCCCGTTTTGACCAGCAGAAATATGACATCTTTGAAAAGCTGATCGAAAAGCAGCTCTCCTTCTTCTGGCGTCCAGAAGAAGTGGACGTCTCGCGCGATCGTATCGATTATCAGGCACTGCCAGATCACGAAAAACACATCTTTATCAGCAACCTGAAATACCAGACGCTGCTGGATTCAATCCAGGGTCGCAGCCCCAACGTGGCCCTGCTGCCGCTGATTTCGATTCCAGAACTCGAAACCTGGATTGAAACCTGGGCGTTCTCTGAGACCATCCACTCGCGCTCTTACACCCATATCATCCGTAACATCGTCAACGATCCTTCACTGGTGTTTGACGACATCGTCACTAACGAGCAGATTCTGGCGCGTGCGCAGGACATCTCGAAGTATTACGACGATCTGATCGAGATGACCAGCTACTGGCATCTGCTGGGAGAAGGCACGCACGAAGTGGCGGGTAAAACCGTGACCGTGAATCTGCGTGCGCTGAAAAAGCAGCTGTATATCTGCCTGATGAGCGTTAACGCACTGGAAGCGATTCGCTTCTACGTGAGCTTCGCCTGTTCATTCGCCTTCGCCGAGCGCGAGCTGATGGAAGGTAACGCCAAAATCATCAAACTGATTGCACGCGATGAGGCTCTGCACCTGACCGGCACTCAGCACATGCTGAACCTGCTGCGCACCGGTGAGGACGATCCTGAGATGAAAGAGATCGCTGCTGAGTGTCGTGATGAGTGTTTCGACCTGTTCAAGAAAGCCGCCGAGCAAGAAAAAGAGTGGGCAGATTATCTGTTCAGCGGTGGCTCAATGATCGGTCTGAACAAAGACATTCTGTGCCAGTACATTGAGTACATCACCAACATCCGCATGCAGGCTGTAGGTCTCGATCTGCCGTTCCAGACGCGTTCTAACCCGATTCCATGGATTAACTCCTGGTTGGTATCGGATAACGTGCAAGTGGCACCGCAGGAAGTGGAAGTCAGTTCTTACCTGGTCGGCCAGATCGACGCCGAAGTGGGCGAAGACGACTTTAACGACTTCCAGCTGTAA